Proteins encoded together in one Neobacillus sp. FSL H8-0543 window:
- a CDS encoding SDR family oxidoreductase, producing the protein MLSLKGKIAVVAGGTRGAGRGIAVKLGEAGAIVYVTGRTTMNNQSPMRRKETIEETAELVTKAGGIGIPVKVDHTVESEVICLFDQVKKEQGKLDILVNDVWGGDPLTEWGKPVGEHDLHKGLQIQKQAVQSHIITAHYSIPLFRKNKGGLIIEITDGVDYKPRGNFYYSLAKISNIHMAQAMAQDLKEYNITSIAVTPGFLRSEAMLEHFGVTEENWKEGAKVDPHFIASETPYYIGEAIKYLASDPNIADKTGGVYSTWELSEIYGFRDIDGTQPHWGNYFKNNVKV; encoded by the coding sequence ATGTTGTCATTAAAAGGGAAAATCGCTGTAGTAGCTGGTGGAACTCGGGGAGCTGGTCGAGGTATTGCAGTTAAATTAGGTGAAGCTGGAGCAATAGTTTATGTGACTGGAAGAACGACTATGAATAATCAGTCACCAATGCGGCGTAAGGAGACCATAGAAGAAACAGCAGAATTGGTAACTAAAGCTGGTGGAATTGGAATACCTGTAAAAGTAGACCATACTGTTGAATCAGAAGTAATCTGTTTATTTGATCAAGTCAAAAAGGAACAAGGGAAACTTGACATTTTAGTAAATGATGTTTGGGGTGGAGATCCTCTTACTGAATGGGGGAAACCAGTAGGAGAACACGATTTACATAAGGGTCTTCAGATTCAAAAACAAGCGGTTCAATCACATATAATTACTGCTCATTATAGTATTCCTTTATTTAGAAAAAATAAAGGTGGGCTCATAATTGAAATTACCGATGGAGTTGATTATAAACCTCGTGGGAACTTCTACTATAGTCTTGCAAAAATATCCAATATTCATATGGCACAAGCAATGGCACAGGATTTAAAAGAATATAATATTACTTCAATTGCAGTTACCCCAGGCTTTTTACGATCCGAGGCTATGCTTGAACATTTTGGTGTTACGGAAGAAAATTGGAAAGAGGGAGCTAAAGTTGATCCACATTTTATTGCATCTGAAACCCCTTATTATATTGGAGAAGCAATAAAATATCTCGCTTCGGATCCTAATATAGCTGATAAAACTGGCGGGGTTTATAGTACGTGGGAACTTTCCGAGATATATGGATTTAGAGATATTGATGGTACACAACCACACTGGGGAAATTACTTTAAAAATAATGTAAAAGTATGA
- a CDS encoding HAMP domain-containing sensor histidine kinase, with amino-acid sequence MKETTNKKIYYIVAWIIIVIMLSGLFIDNPRLGEHGFVYVTHSIQVLILSVCLLLYPKNGTAFLRWTIMTVASVYFYTLFLFYPETSSTFVFLCFIPALAILYFDTMLFYFSLLLNFLSIVIIFAYILLIEGLQYPYVEEDLIGNFFNFIASQIIVYFIFYLTNGRMKKQQIYYEQIQHSERLKTTGQLAAAVAHEIRNPLTVVKGFLQFFEQDSAFSDERKGQITLMIDELDTAEEVISQFLTVAKPDRENVTEYVDVRAVLKSVTDLLHSYGLLHDNRIALEVTGDCTIAANNIELKQLLINLIKNAIEASNIGEQVLVTAGREQDFVVISVIDYGRGMTEAEVASLGTPFYSLKSKGTGLGMMICFNIVEKFKGTIDFQSSIGHGTTITIRFPAT; translated from the coding sequence ATGAAAGAGACTACTAATAAGAAAATATATTATATTGTTGCGTGGATTATTATTGTTATTATGCTTTCTGGCTTGTTTATTGATAACCCGCGTTTGGGTGAACACGGATTTGTTTACGTAACCCATAGTATTCAGGTGTTAATCCTATCTGTGTGTTTACTGCTTTATCCTAAAAATGGTACGGCTTTTCTAAGATGGACTATCATGACTGTCGCATCCGTTTATTTTTATACCCTTTTCCTTTTCTATCCTGAAACGTCATCGACCTTTGTTTTTCTGTGCTTTATTCCCGCTCTAGCCATCTTATATTTTGATACAATGCTTTTTTACTTTTCCTTGTTATTAAACTTTCTATCTATAGTGATAATATTTGCCTATATTTTGTTGATTGAAGGACTGCAATATCCCTATGTAGAAGAAGATTTAATAGGAAACTTCTTTAACTTTATAGCGAGTCAGATTATTGTCTATTTCATTTTTTACTTAACGAATGGACGCATGAAGAAACAACAAATCTATTATGAGCAAATCCAACATTCTGAACGGTTGAAGACAACCGGCCAGCTTGCAGCTGCTGTCGCACATGAAATTAGAAATCCTCTGACAGTTGTGAAGGGTTTTTTGCAATTTTTTGAGCAAGATTCTGCTTTTAGCGATGAAAGAAAAGGACAAATTACTTTGATGATTGATGAATTAGATACCGCTGAAGAGGTTATTTCTCAATTTTTAACGGTTGCGAAACCAGATAGAGAGAATGTTACGGAGTATGTCGATGTAAGGGCTGTTCTCAAAAGTGTCACCGATTTGCTCCATTCCTATGGACTTTTACATGATAACCGGATTGCACTAGAGGTAACGGGTGATTGTACGATCGCCGCTAACAACATTGAGCTTAAACAATTACTGATTAATTTGATTAAAAATGCGATTGAAGCTTCAAATATTGGTGAACAGGTTCTTGTGACAGCGGGAAGGGAACAGGATTTTGTTGTCATTAGCGTGATCGATTATGGACGGGGAATGACAGAAGCAGAAGTGGCCTCTTTAGGCACCCCTTTTTATTCGCTAAAAAGTAAAGGAACAGGCTTAGGGATGATGATTTGCTTTAACATCGTTGAAAAATTTAAAGGCACGATTGACTTCCAATCTTCCATCGGTCATGGAACAACCATCACCATTCGCTTTCCAGCTACTTAA
- a CDS encoding GNAT family N-acetyltransferase has product MYTVKRLNEKTFDQALYIWNEGFKGYFVEVTMTLDAFMGKIVKENLSISKSIVAYDEIKPVGILLNGIQEVNGVKIAWNGGTAVVPEYRKKGVGKFLIETSEEIYRADKVEIATLEAISENTPAIELYKKMGYEIVDSLLWMNHDQELAFEETNHHFSYKNGCAHDILSLDIYNTNIKPWQTEWFNIKDAELLTISDPASNTNVGYFLYRKVLDNSGRQTGTVLYQGTAVNGSTYQKHVILAGLKQVFQPHKAQQKRITVNIPLKNKVLVNSLKELGFSVSTKQAFMTKRL; this is encoded by the coding sequence ATGTATACAGTAAAGCGGCTTAACGAAAAAACTTTTGATCAGGCACTATATATATGGAATGAGGGCTTTAAAGGATATTTCGTGGAGGTAACGATGACCCTTGATGCGTTTATGGGGAAAATAGTTAAAGAAAACCTATCCATTTCCAAGTCAATTGTTGCCTATGATGAGATTAAACCTGTAGGAATTCTTTTAAATGGAATACAAGAAGTGAATGGGGTCAAAATCGCTTGGAATGGCGGTACGGCAGTAGTTCCGGAGTACCGCAAAAAAGGCGTTGGCAAATTTCTAATTGAAACATCTGAGGAAATTTATCGAGCGGATAAAGTTGAAATCGCTACGCTAGAAGCGATCAGCGAAAACACACCGGCAATCGAGCTGTATAAAAAAATGGGCTACGAAATCGTCGATTCTCTTTTGTGGATGAATCATGATCAAGAATTGGCGTTTGAGGAAACTAACCATCACTTTTCCTATAAAAATGGCTGTGCTCACGATATCCTCTCATTGGACATTTACAATACAAACATCAAACCCTGGCAAACCGAATGGTTTAACATCAAAGATGCTGAGCTGCTAACTATTTCAGATCCTGCTTCTAATACCAATGTCGGGTATTTTTTATATCGGAAGGTTCTGGATAATAGCGGCCGTCAGACCGGAACAGTCTTATACCAGGGTACGGCAGTTAATGGAAGCACTTATCAGAAGCATGTCATCTTGGCTGGTTTGAAGCAAGTGTTTCAACCCCATAAAGCACAGCAGAAACGAATCACAGTGAATATCCCTCTTAAAAATAAAGTGTTAGTCAACTCACTAAAGGAATTAGGCTTTTCAGTCTCAACAAAACAGGCATTTATGACGAAAAGACTTTAG
- a CDS encoding alpha/beta hydrolase, with translation MLSVNGLNQSYIKVGNINLYCEYLLNDKPPILLIHGFASSTYTFRRIIPLLQKEFSIIAVDLPGFGRSEKSTSFIYSFQNYAKLMIECIEQFGFPNTYVVAHSMGGQIALNMALIAPEKINKIILLCSSGYVKRSKKFLIYSSYLPFFEKFIHYYVGRKDVRDHLRNVFFNQNLINDELIHEFGRPLSEKGFYKALIRLLRHREGDLLPHQLQDIQVPTLLIWGENDRVVPLKVGQQLVQDLPVAKLITYEKTGHLITEERPEHVFENILMHTIYQL, from the coding sequence ATGTTGTCTGTCAATGGATTGAACCAATCATATATTAAAGTCGGGAATATCAACTTGTACTGTGAATACCTATTGAATGACAAACCTCCAATTCTTCTGATCCACGGCTTTGCCTCTTCTACCTATACGTTTCGTCGTATCATACCTTTATTACAAAAAGAGTTTTCAATCATTGCCGTTGACCTTCCCGGCTTTGGAAGAAGCGAGAAGTCCACTTCTTTTATTTATAGTTTTCAAAACTATGCGAAGTTAATGATTGAATGCATCGAACAGTTTGGATTTCCTAACACTTATGTTGTTGCTCATTCAATGGGAGGCCAAATTGCGCTAAATATGGCACTAATTGCTCCTGAGAAAATAAACAAAATAATTTTGTTATGTAGTTCAGGCTATGTAAAGCGTTCAAAAAAATTTCTCATTTACAGTTCCTATTTACCATTCTTTGAAAAATTCATTCATTATTATGTTGGAAGAAAAGATGTCAGGGATCACCTGCGGAACGTCTTTTTTAATCAAAACTTGATCAATGATGAATTGATTCATGAATTTGGTAGACCGCTATCCGAAAAAGGATTTTATAAAGCGTTAATTCGACTACTGCGTCATCGTGAGGGTGATTTATTGCCCCATCAACTTCAGGATATACAAGTCCCAACATTATTAATATGGGGAGAGAACGATCGAGTTGTTCCTTTGAAGGTAGGTCAACAGTTAGTACAAGATTTACCCGTTGCCAAGTTAATTACCTATGAAAAAACAGGACATCTAATTACGGAGGAAAGACCAGAGCATGTCTTTGAGAATATATTGATGCATACGATCTATCAATTGTAG
- a CDS encoding glycosyltransferase, whose amino-acid sequence MEKKLLIISSDHTGHGHKSITESLCETVKNHNDVKIRVVDGFSLGKQLLVKIGKSYGPITRNSENLWKMLWKLSALKPSIVDNVIETLIRDNFLKLLTEVKPDLILSVHPNFNGSILNILEKENINIPFITLIADLVNIYPLWADRRANYIISPTIEAQNKCIEFGIPDEKIKVSGFPVRSRFFQKNVKRKLYKRGQSLTVLIMSGGEGVGNMKKIAETMLNHFDCTVKIVAGKNEKLKTKLEKSLIDKYADRVEIYGFIQNIQDLMLTSDIAFTRGSPNVMFEAIASNTPLIITGALPGQEEDNPTFAEKFNLGVVCKNPKDITQTINELLDKDGEKLNKIINSQRIFINANAAEDILQFILKASEPYYEERKVKLS is encoded by the coding sequence ATGGAAAAGAAATTACTAATTATTTCTTCCGACCATACGGGGCATGGACATAAAAGTATAACAGAATCTCTGTGTGAGACCGTCAAGAATCATAATGACGTAAAAATTCGTGTAGTTGATGGATTTTCACTTGGTAAACAGTTGCTCGTAAAAATAGGAAAATCCTATGGCCCTATCACAAGAAATTCAGAAAATCTCTGGAAGATGCTTTGGAAACTCTCAGCTTTAAAACCATCGATAGTAGACAATGTTATAGAAACATTAATAAGGGATAATTTTCTAAAATTACTGACCGAGGTTAAACCAGATCTGATTTTATCCGTGCATCCGAATTTTAATGGCTCCATCTTGAACATTTTAGAAAAGGAAAATATAAATATTCCTTTCATTACTCTCATTGCCGATCTTGTGAACATTTATCCCCTATGGGCTGATCGTAGGGCAAATTACATTATTAGCCCAACGATTGAGGCCCAAAATAAGTGTATTGAATTTGGGATTCCTGATGAGAAAATTAAGGTTTCAGGATTTCCAGTCCGTTCCCGATTCTTTCAGAAAAACGTTAAACGAAAATTATATAAAAGGGGACAATCTTTAACGGTTTTGATCATGAGCGGTGGTGAAGGGGTAGGAAATATGAAGAAAATAGCAGAAACCATGCTTAATCATTTTGATTGTACAGTGAAAATAGTAGCTGGGAAAAATGAAAAACTGAAAACGAAGCTGGAAAAATCCCTTATCGACAAATATGCTGATAGAGTAGAGATTTATGGTTTTATCCAAAATATTCAGGATTTGATGCTGACTTCGGATATCGCTTTTACCAGAGGTAGTCCGAATGTCATGTTTGAGGCGATCGCTTCCAATACTCCGCTAATCATTACTGGGGCTTTACCTGGTCAGGAAGAAGATAATCCAACCTTTGCTGAAAAGTTCAATTTAGGAGTGGTATGTAAAAATCCAAAGGACATTACGCAAACAATAAACGAATTACTTGATAAGGATGGAGAAAAACTGAATAAAATTATAAACAGTCAAAGGATATTTATTAATGCAAATGCAGCTGAAGATATTCTACAATTCATTCTTAAGGCAAGTGAGCCTTACTATGAAGAAAGAAAAGTAAAACTATCCTAA
- a CDS encoding phage holin family protein, translated as MEFLRIYIRQDAFILIPVLYFIGLFLSQTPFIPRWSHAWIQVTFGIISCLLYYGMAITSVVQGILVTGAAVIFRDLLHNTLHGINENKTGKKFEPSKGEKEEDQNQG; from the coding sequence GTGGAATTTTTAAGAATCTATATCCGACAGGACGCATTCATTTTGATTCCTGTTTTATATTTTATAGGATTATTTCTAAGCCAAACTCCATTTATACCGCGATGGAGCCATGCATGGATTCAGGTCACCTTCGGTATTATATCTTGTCTTCTTTATTATGGAATGGCCATAACATCCGTTGTTCAAGGAATACTTGTGACAGGTGCAGCCGTTATTTTTCGAGACTTACTTCATAATACACTACATGGAATAAATGAAAATAAGACAGGTAAGAAATTTGAACCCTCTAAAGGTGAAAAAGAAGAAGATCAAAATCAAGGGTAA
- a CDS encoding GMC oxidoreductase has product MVVKYKNNWIPTKTLEEMSKTNYDVLIVGSGPGGGASLQRLCEHWKDQGAKKIGILEKGDKLFHSHSLNIPTQNANTARDVLLPDNSTPLGKRLPQFSGATMVYALGGRSLFWNAATPRPIRSELKTWPIHSSELNVYYGMAEKLLHVTKDYAKGSSMQNRMLKQLHGGGILEADDMPLAFDMTPSRQGEVHSNPWFSSINALAAANFDRPYDLAVNAYVSRVLTGNRRVSGVEVFSEDKRSYTIRAKNVVVSASTLETPRILLHSGIQGPAIGRYLTGHVSMIAIGTISRRQFSDKVGNLSVLKFETNESPYQIQILGPDQYFSYQQFEDRELKDQLMVVYAAFGRVESRAENRVYLGAEKDEFGVPLQQVQYSLSNKDRQVANQIKQGITQSAAAMGVTLDQSTLVLRPPGADMHEACTSRMGDDPATSATNRYGQIHGVQGLFVADNSVLPSLTAAGPVLSNVALAIRQADHIVRQSG; this is encoded by the coding sequence ATGGTGGTGAAATATAAAAATAATTGGATTCCTACAAAAACGCTGGAAGAAATGTCAAAGACAAATTACGACGTCCTCATTGTGGGAAGCGGACCTGGTGGAGGAGCATCCTTGCAGAGGCTTTGTGAGCATTGGAAAGATCAAGGGGCTAAAAAGATCGGAATTTTAGAAAAGGGAGATAAGTTATTTCATTCCCATTCCCTTAACATTCCCACACAGAATGCAAATACTGCTCGAGACGTGCTTCTCCCAGACAATTCGACTCCATTAGGCAAGCGTTTACCCCAGTTTTCCGGTGCGACAATGGTATATGCTCTAGGGGGAAGGTCTTTGTTTTGGAATGCAGCTACTCCGAGACCTATTCGATCGGAGCTTAAAACTTGGCCAATCCATTCTAGTGAATTGAATGTGTATTATGGGATGGCAGAGAAATTATTACATGTAACAAAGGATTATGCCAAGGGCTCATCGATGCAAAATAGGATGTTAAAGCAACTCCATGGCGGAGGGATATTGGAAGCAGATGATATGCCGCTTGCTTTTGATATGACTCCTTCTCGGCAAGGAGAAGTTCATTCAAATCCTTGGTTTAGTTCAATCAATGCTTTGGCCGCCGCCAATTTTGACCGACCGTATGATCTTGCAGTAAATGCTTATGTCTCACGAGTATTGACAGGGAATAGGAGAGTTTCTGGTGTCGAGGTTTTTTCTGAAGACAAGAGGTCTTACACCATTCGGGCAAAAAATGTGGTAGTATCTGCGAGTACTTTAGAGACACCTCGTATTTTGCTTCATTCTGGGATTCAGGGACCTGCCATCGGGCGCTATTTAACAGGACACGTGTCCATGATTGCTATTGGTACAATAAGTCGAAGACAGTTCTCTGACAAAGTAGGCAACCTTTCTGTTTTGAAGTTTGAGACAAATGAGTCTCCTTATCAAATTCAGATTCTTGGTCCTGATCAATATTTTTCATATCAGCAATTTGAAGATAGGGAACTTAAGGATCAGCTCATGGTTGTCTATGCAGCTTTTGGAAGAGTGGAATCTCGTGCTGAAAACAGAGTGTATCTTGGAGCCGAAAAGGATGAGTTCGGTGTACCGTTACAGCAAGTTCAATACTCTTTAAGCAATAAAGACCGTCAAGTGGCCAACCAAATAAAACAAGGAATTACCCAATCGGCAGCTGCAATGGGAGTGACTCTTGATCAATCTACTTTGGTACTTCGACCTCCTGGAGCAGATATGCACGAGGCTTGTACTAGTAGAATGGGTGATGATCCAGCAACGTCAGCAACAAATCGTTACGGTCAAATACATGGGGTCCAAGGTCTATTTGTGGCTGATAATAGTGTACTGCCATCATTAACTGCAGCTGGACCGGTTCTTTCAAATGTTGCCCTAGCCATAAGGCAGGCAGATCATATTGTTAGGCAGTCAGGATAA